The following are encoded in a window of Sutcliffiella horikoshii genomic DNA:
- a CDS encoding YutD family protein produces MICIGNHCYELLEENRNGFNEETFRARYIDVLNKYDYIVGDWGYNQLRLRGFFEDQNHKSTHDTKISTLPDYILEYCNFGCAYFVLKKVKKPTAEAK; encoded by the coding sequence ATGATCTGTATTGGAAACCATTGCTACGAACTGTTGGAAGAGAACCGAAACGGCTTCAACGAAGAAACCTTTCGCGCAAGATATATTGATGTTTTAAACAAATACGACTACATTGTCGGTGATTGGGGCTATAACCAATTGCGTTTACGAGGATTTTTTGAAGACCAAAATCATAAATCCACACATGACACAAAGATAAGCACCTTGCCTGACTACATATTGGAATATTGTAACTTCGGTTGTGCTTACTTTGTATTAAAAAAAGTGAAGAAACCTACTGCTGAGGCGAAGTGA
- a CDS encoding YhcN/YlaJ family sporulation lipoprotein, protein MRKTIKILAACSLVTAFTSACSFDPTPEERQARSAIYGRDGQPMNTNTGHRYDMYDVRDSNDHDQTRFGYVRDQAEPVRNSQRYNENIAAVDYGEIANIINKMVVQLPAIEDSATLVTDEEVLIAYETNSEDRKLTADQVSKTGLSIVPRYYHVYISDNPEMIHDIERFRSLGVTSPRVDEILETTIKEMLKSPQGKQLNSGENGNGEADGEMNEESDKSEFRKQMKND, encoded by the coding sequence TTGAGGAAAACAATCAAAATTCTTGCAGCATGTAGTTTAGTTACTGCTTTTACTTCTGCCTGTTCCTTTGACCCTACGCCAGAGGAACGACAAGCCAGAAGCGCTATTTATGGGCGTGACGGGCAGCCAATGAATACAAATACAGGTCACCGATACGATATGTATGATGTAAGAGACAGCAATGACCATGATCAAACTCGTTTCGGGTACGTTCGCGACCAAGCAGAGCCAGTGAGGAATTCACAGCGCTACAATGAAAATATCGCTGCCGTGGATTACGGTGAAATTGCCAATATCATCAATAAAATGGTGGTTCAATTACCTGCAATAGAAGATTCCGCTACATTGGTAACGGATGAAGAAGTTCTTATTGCATATGAAACAAACAGTGAAGACCGAAAGCTCACAGCTGACCAGGTAAGTAAAACGGGATTATCCATCGTTCCACGTTACTACCATGTTTACATTTCTGATAACCCAGAAATGATTCATGATATCGAGCGCTTTCGTTCCCTTGGCGTGACAAGCCCTAGAGTGGATGAAATATTAGAAACCACGATAAAAGAAATGCTCAAATCTCCGCAAGGCAAACAGCTGAATTCTGGCGAAAACGGCAATGGAGAAGCAGACGGTGAAATGAACGAAGAATCAGATAAAAGTGAGTTCCGCAAACAAATGAAAAACGATTAA
- the lipA gene encoding lipoyl synthase, protein MAKKEEYIRKPDWLKIKLNTNENYTGLKKLMREHNLNTVCEEAKCPNIHECWAVRRTATFMILGAICTRACRFCAVKTGLPTELDTQEPERVAESVRLMNLKHAVITAVARDDLKDGGAAIFAETIRAVRRENPFTTIEVLPSDMGGVYENIEMLMAARPDILNHNIETVRSLTPRVRARATYDRSLELLRRAKELQPDIPTKSSIMIGLGETKEEIIETMDDLRANNVDIMAIGQYLQPSKKHIKVQKYYHPDEFAELKEIAMTKGFSHCEAGPLVRSSYHADEQVNEASKARQAQA, encoded by the coding sequence ATGGCTAAAAAAGAGGAGTACATACGTAAACCAGATTGGCTGAAAATCAAGCTGAATACGAATGAAAACTATACAGGACTTAAAAAATTGATGAGAGAGCACAACCTTAACACAGTATGTGAAGAGGCCAAGTGTCCGAACATCCATGAATGCTGGGCAGTAAGACGTACCGCTACTTTCATGATTCTTGGTGCCATCTGTACGCGTGCGTGCCGTTTCTGTGCGGTCAAGACAGGATTGCCAACAGAACTGGATACACAAGAGCCGGAACGCGTAGCAGAATCCGTTAGACTAATGAATTTAAAGCATGCTGTAATTACGGCGGTTGCCCGTGATGATTTAAAAGATGGCGGTGCTGCCATTTTTGCTGAAACAATTAGAGCCGTTCGCCGTGAAAATCCTTTTACGACTATTGAAGTATTACCATCTGATATGGGTGGGGTTTATGAAAATATTGAAATGCTTATGGCAGCAAGACCGGATATTCTTAACCATAACATTGAAACTGTTCGTTCTTTAACACCACGAGTTCGTGCAAGAGCAACATATGACCGTTCTCTAGAACTATTACGTCGTGCGAAAGAATTACAACCTGACATCCCAACAAAATCAAGCATCATGATTGGACTAGGGGAAACGAAAGAAGAGATTATTGAAACAATGGATGATCTTCGTGCCAATAATGTGGATATTATGGCGATTGGTCAATACTTGCAGCCTTCTAAGAAACACATTAAGGTGCAAAAGTATTATCACCCGGATGAGTTTGCAGAGTTGAAGGAAATTGCGATGACAAAAGGGTTCAGTCATTGTGAAGCTGGTCCGCTTGTTCGTTCTTCTTATCATGCCGATGAGCAGGTAAACGAAGCTTCTAAAGCAAGACAAGCACAGGCTTAA
- a CDS encoding M23 family metallopeptidase: MIRLLLCVIILFSIIPADTFAAETNLTDEQIYAKRQELYNRMQSVTQIPWYYFAAVDQYERNVRRVRKDIPKAKGVIGIYYKPEVWAGPLNPNAQDNNPMSIQFFGGMGMDGNGDGVADSTNDEDVLFTFANYLQPYGTDKENIKIALWEYYQRDKTVGLIMNHMKLYSTYNTLKLDTHAFPLPIRSNFSYRNTWGDARGWGGRRMHEGTDIFASYGVPVRSTCYGVIEIKGWNKFGGWRLGIRDINNTYHYFAHLNGFAKDLEVGQVVEPGQIIGSVGSSGYGPPGTAGKFPPHLHYGMYKDNGYSEWSFDPFPHLKSWERGDRRKR; this comes from the coding sequence TTGATACGGCTACTTTTGTGCGTAATTATTCTATTTAGCATAATCCCTGCAGATACTTTTGCTGCCGAAACAAACTTAACTGACGAACAAATCTATGCTAAAAGGCAGGAACTATATAATCGAATGCAATCTGTCACACAGATTCCATGGTACTATTTCGCAGCTGTTGACCAATATGAAAGAAATGTCCGCAGAGTAAGAAAAGATATTCCAAAAGCCAAAGGTGTAATCGGCATTTACTACAAACCTGAGGTATGGGCAGGTCCTTTAAACCCCAATGCCCAAGACAACAATCCTATGAGCATTCAATTCTTCGGCGGAATGGGAATGGATGGGAATGGGGATGGAGTCGCTGATTCCACGAATGATGAAGATGTATTATTTACATTTGCTAATTATCTTCAGCCTTATGGTACTGACAAAGAAAATATCAAAATTGCCTTATGGGAGTATTATCAGCGGGATAAAACGGTCGGGCTTATCATGAACCATATGAAGCTGTACAGTACGTATAATACGCTTAAGCTGGATACACACGCTTTCCCTCTTCCAATCCGTTCTAATTTCAGTTACCGCAATACGTGGGGAGATGCACGGGGGTGGGGTGGGAGAAGAATGCATGAAGGCACAGATATTTTTGCTAGCTATGGTGTTCCCGTCCGTTCCACTTGTTATGGAGTCATTGAGATCAAAGGGTGGAACAAATTCGGCGGGTGGCGTCTTGGCATTCGTGACATTAATAATACCTATCATTATTTTGCTCATTTAAACGGCTTTGCCAAGGACCTTGAAGTAGGTCAAGTCGTGGAGCCGGGGCAGATTATCGGGTCTGTCGGAAGCTCTGGCTATGGACCGCCTGGGACTGCGGGGAAATTCCCTCCGCATCTTCATTATGGCATGTACAAAGACAACGGCTACTCTGAATGGTCCTTTGACCCGTTCCCACACCTAAAATCCTGGGAACGCGGCGATAGAAGGAAGCGTTAA
- a CDS encoding methionine/alanine import family NSS transporter small subunit, whose translation METSAIIMMVVGIVIIWGGLAGSILWAMKKSKEA comes from the coding sequence ATGGAAACAAGTGCGATTATCATGATGGTTGTCGGTATTGTCATCATTTGGGGTGGCCTGGCTGGAAGTATCCTGTGGGCTATGAAGAAGAGTAAGGAAGCATAA